From Coffea arabica cultivar ET-39 chromosome 2e, Coffea Arabica ET-39 HiFi, whole genome shotgun sequence, the proteins below share one genomic window:
- the LOC113731080 gene encoding serine/threonine-protein kinase EDR1 isoform X2, translating into MEKVHLNSLVSPEVTSNIRGSPTMLELEGAIQRESQSLWATGKLAEPIPDGFYFITPERRFTEFYDSIPSLGELQYLDSEGFAPNVILVDTNKDKKLSMMKQLALTLVKGLSSSPTAMIKKIAGLVFDFYKSPISEPHNAKGSLEEVCRQLENHGIQMLCQIKHGSCQSRAILFKVLADSVGIDSKLVVGLPREGVMDRTDSYKHMSVTVFLDSVEFLVDLVRVPGKLAPCTSEAIFFSHMIASRESESALNSYDSPMEPCSPICGYTGQVDLECTELEEFLQPSYRSKLEASTSFSGPSMRGVLAQSKAIAERSLSHSDPNVTNSFWWLNQKNMIVEPNTATSSPDPYSFQGPGRSILGGRRYSFRDYCNDVTTSRSAGASPTEARRRRRQCISMVPEIGDDIVRAVRAMNEALKRNRFPKEYLYASSSCSRREKDDNSDLEETVSKLHPDHRGERVTGYNFHEKQMNSEKAISLPSSPRYFTHHASGRCEAKESIRGPDMISTMNKMLEIPKILNKKLFPFEEWNIEFSELTIQTRIGIGFFGEVFHGIWNGIQVAVKVFLEQDLTLENIEDFCTEISILSRVRHPNVILFLGACTKPPRLSMVTEYMEMGSLYYLIHVSGQKKKLSWRRRLKMLCDICRGLLCLHRMKIVHRDLKSANCLVNKHWTVKICDFGLSRVLMTTPMKDYSSAGTPEWMAPELIRNEPFTEKCDIFSFGVIIWELCTLNKPWHGVPSVQVVYAVANDGKRLDVPDGPLGKLILDCWAEPDERPSCQDILSHLLDYESTLC; encoded by the exons ATGGAAAAGGTGCACCTGAATTCTCTTGTCTCTCCAGAAGTAACTTCAAATATTAGGGGATCACCAACAATGCTTGAGCTAGAAGGTGCAATTCAGCGAGAATCACAGTCTTTATGGGCCACTGGAAAGCTTGCTGAACCAATACCTGATGGTTTCTACTTTATCACTCCG GAAAGAAGATTCACAGAGTTTTATGATTCTATTCCCTCTTTAGGTGAACTTCAGTATCTGGATTCTGAAGGTTTCGCGCCCAACGTTATTCTAGTTGATACAAATAAAGATAAGAAGCTTTCAATGATGAAGCAGCTAGCTCTCACATTGGTAAAAGGACTGAGTTCAAGTCCAACTGCTATGATAAAAAAGATTGCAGGACTG GTTTTCGATTTTTATAAATCCCCAATTTCGGAACCACATAATGCAAAAGGCAGCCTTGAGGAAGTCTGTCGCCAATTGGAGAATCATGGAATTCAAATGTTGTGCCAAATAAAGCATGGTTCGTGCCAATCCAGGGCAATCTTGTTCAAGGTTCTGGCTGATTCTGTAGGTATAGATAGTAAACTCGTGGTG GGTTTACCAAGGGAAGGAGTAATGGACCGAACAGACTCATACAAGCACATGTCTGTCACAGTGTTTCTGGATTCTGTGGAATTTCTGGTAGATCTTGTACGTGTTCCTGGTAAACTGGCACCTTGTACATCAGAAGCTATCTTTTTCTCTCATATGATTGCTTCCCGTGAAAGTGAATCAGCTTTAAATTCATATGATTCACCTATGGAACCATGCAGTCCAATTTGTGGCTACACAGGACAAGTAGACCTTGAATG CACTGAACTTGAAGAATTTCTTCAGCCCTCATATCGGAGTAAGCTGGAAGCATCTACAAGTTTTTCTGGGCCTTCTATGAGGGGTGTACTAGCACAATCAAAGGCTATAGCTGAGCGAAG CTTGTCACATAGCGATCCAAATGTGACAAATTCATTTTGGTGGTTGAACCAGAAGAATATGATTGTTGAACCGAATACAGCAACTTCAAG TCCAGATCCTTACTCCTTCCAAGGACCTGGGAGATCCATTCTTGGAGGTCGCAGATATTCTTTTAGAGACTACTGCAATGATGTGACAACATCGAG GTCAGCTGGGGCATCACCAACAGAAGCTCGTAGAAGAAGGCGGCAATGTATTAGTATGGTTCCTGAGATTGGTGATGACATTGTTAG GGCTGTTCGAGCAATGAATGAAGCACTAAAAAGGAATCGCTTTCCAAAGGAGTATCTATATGCAAGTAGTAGCTGTTCTAGAAGGGAAAAGGATGATAATTCAGATCTTGAAGAAACT GTCTCAAAATTGCATCCAGATCATCGTGGTGAAAGAGTGACGGGATATAATTTTCATGAGAAGCAAATGAATTCTGAGAAGGCAATCTCGTTACCTTCATCTCCTCGTTATTTTACACATCATGCTTCTGGGAGGTGTGAGGCAAAAGAAAGCATCAGAGGTCCTGATATGATCTCAACAATGAATAAGATGCTTGAAATACCAAAGATACTCAACAAGAAGCTGTTTCCGTTTGAAGAGTGGAATATTGAGTTTTCTGAATTAACTATTCAAACACGCATTGGAATTG GGTTCTTTGGGGAAGTTTTTCATGGGATTTGGAATGGTATACAGGTTGCAGTTAAAGTTTTCCTAGAACAAGATTTAACTTTAGAGAACATTGAAGACTTTTGTACTGAAATATCTATCCTGAG CCGTGTTCGCCACCCAAATG TTATTCTATTTCTTGGTGCTTGCACAAAGCCTCCACGCTTGTCTATGGTTACTGAATACATGGAAATGGGATCTCTGTATTATCTCATCCATGTGAGCGGGCAAAAAAAGAAACTCAGTTGGCGAAGGAGACTGAAAATGCTATGTGATATATGCAG GGGCCTATTATGCTTGCACCGGATGAAGATAGTACATCGGGATCTAAAAAGTGCAAACTGCCTTGTGAATAAGCACTGGACAGTGAAAATTTGTGATTTTGGGCTTTCTCGGGTACTGATGACCACCCCAATGAAAGATTATTCATCTGCTGGGACTCCAGAGTGGATGGCTCCTGAGCTCATACGAAACGAGCCCTTCACAGAAAAATGTGACATTTTTAGCTTTGGTGTGATAATATGGGAGCTATGCACACTCAACAAGCCATGGCATGGTGTTCCATCTGTCCAA GTGGTTTATGCTGTTGCAAATGATGGGAAGAGGCTGGATGTTCCTGATGGTCCCTTGGGCAAGCTTATTTTAG ATTGTTGGGCTGAGCCAGATGAACGGCCTAGCTGTCAGGATATTCTTTCGCACTTACTTGACTATGAGTCCACATTGTGCTAA
- the LOC113731080 gene encoding serine/threonine-protein kinase EDR1 isoform X5, translating to MEKVHLNSLVSPEVTSNIRGSPTMLELEGAIQRESQSLWATGKLAEPIPDGFYFITPERRFTEFYDSIPSLGELQYLDSEGFAPNVILVDTNKDKKLSMMKQLALTLVKGLSSSPTAMIKKIAGLVFDFYKSPISEPHNAKGSLEEVCRQLENHGIQMLCQIKHGSCQSRAILFKVLADSVGIDSKLVVGLPREGVMDRTDSYKHMSVTVFLDSVEFLVDLVRVPGKLAPCTSEAIFFSHMIASRESESALNSYDSPMEPCSPICGYTGQVDLECTELEEFLQPSYRSKLEASTSFSGPSMRGVLAQSKAIAERSLSHSDPNVTNSFWWLNQKNMIVEPNTATSSPDPYSFQGPGRSILGGRRYSFRDYCNDVTTSRSAGASPTEARRRRRQCISMVPEIGDDIVRAVRAMNEALKRNRFPKEYLYASSSCSRREKDDNSDLEETVSKLHPDHRGERVTGYNFHEKQMNSEKAISLPSSPRYFTHHASGRCEAKESIRGPDMISTMNKMLEIPKILNKKLFPFEEWNIEFSELTIQTRIGIGFFGEVFHGIWNGIQVAVKVFLEQDLTLENIEDFCTEISILSRVRHPNVILFLGACTKPPRLSMVTEYMEMGSLYYLIHVSGQKKKLSWRRRLKMLCDICS from the exons ATGGAAAAGGTGCACCTGAATTCTCTTGTCTCTCCAGAAGTAACTTCAAATATTAGGGGATCACCAACAATGCTTGAGCTAGAAGGTGCAATTCAGCGAGAATCACAGTCTTTATGGGCCACTGGAAAGCTTGCTGAACCAATACCTGATGGTTTCTACTTTATCACTCCG GAAAGAAGATTCACAGAGTTTTATGATTCTATTCCCTCTTTAGGTGAACTTCAGTATCTGGATTCTGAAGGTTTCGCGCCCAACGTTATTCTAGTTGATACAAATAAAGATAAGAAGCTTTCAATGATGAAGCAGCTAGCTCTCACATTGGTAAAAGGACTGAGTTCAAGTCCAACTGCTATGATAAAAAAGATTGCAGGACTG GTTTTCGATTTTTATAAATCCCCAATTTCGGAACCACATAATGCAAAAGGCAGCCTTGAGGAAGTCTGTCGCCAATTGGAGAATCATGGAATTCAAATGTTGTGCCAAATAAAGCATGGTTCGTGCCAATCCAGGGCAATCTTGTTCAAGGTTCTGGCTGATTCTGTAGGTATAGATAGTAAACTCGTGGTG GGTTTACCAAGGGAAGGAGTAATGGACCGAACAGACTCATACAAGCACATGTCTGTCACAGTGTTTCTGGATTCTGTGGAATTTCTGGTAGATCTTGTACGTGTTCCTGGTAAACTGGCACCTTGTACATCAGAAGCTATCTTTTTCTCTCATATGATTGCTTCCCGTGAAAGTGAATCAGCTTTAAATTCATATGATTCACCTATGGAACCATGCAGTCCAATTTGTGGCTACACAGGACAAGTAGACCTTGAATG CACTGAACTTGAAGAATTTCTTCAGCCCTCATATCGGAGTAAGCTGGAAGCATCTACAAGTTTTTCTGGGCCTTCTATGAGGGGTGTACTAGCACAATCAAAGGCTATAGCTGAGCGAAG CTTGTCACATAGCGATCCAAATGTGACAAATTCATTTTGGTGGTTGAACCAGAAGAATATGATTGTTGAACCGAATACAGCAACTTCAAG TCCAGATCCTTACTCCTTCCAAGGACCTGGGAGATCCATTCTTGGAGGTCGCAGATATTCTTTTAGAGACTACTGCAATGATGTGACAACATCGAG GTCAGCTGGGGCATCACCAACAGAAGCTCGTAGAAGAAGGCGGCAATGTATTAGTATGGTTCCTGAGATTGGTGATGACATTGTTAG GGCTGTTCGAGCAATGAATGAAGCACTAAAAAGGAATCGCTTTCCAAAGGAGTATCTATATGCAAGTAGTAGCTGTTCTAGAAGGGAAAAGGATGATAATTCAGATCTTGAAGAAACT GTCTCAAAATTGCATCCAGATCATCGTGGTGAAAGAGTGACGGGATATAATTTTCATGAGAAGCAAATGAATTCTGAGAAGGCAATCTCGTTACCTTCATCTCCTCGTTATTTTACACATCATGCTTCTGGGAGGTGTGAGGCAAAAGAAAGCATCAGAGGTCCTGATATGATCTCAACAATGAATAAGATGCTTGAAATACCAAAGATACTCAACAAGAAGCTGTTTCCGTTTGAAGAGTGGAATATTGAGTTTTCTGAATTAACTATTCAAACACGCATTGGAATTG GGTTCTTTGGGGAAGTTTTTCATGGGATTTGGAATGGTATACAGGTTGCAGTTAAAGTTTTCCTAGAACAAGATTTAACTTTAGAGAACATTGAAGACTTTTGTACTGAAATATCTATCCTGAG CCGTGTTCGCCACCCAAATG TTATTCTATTTCTTGGTGCTTGCACAAAGCCTCCACGCTTGTCTATGGTTACTGAATACATGGAAATGGGATCTCTGTATTATCTCATCCATGTGAGCGGGCAAAAAAAGAAACTCAGTTGGCGAAGGAGACTGAAAATGCTATGTGATATATGCAG TTGA